One part of the Dyadobacter sp. 676 genome encodes these proteins:
- a CDS encoding integrase core domain-containing protein, producing MKRLNRTYREDALDAHLFESLEQVRILSDEWMDDYNRFHPHQSLAGLAPATFAKKLKMDKV from the coding sequence GTGAAAAGATTAAACCGCACCTATCGTGAAGATGCCTTGGACGCTCATTTATTTGAATCTCTCGAACAGGTTCGCATTTTATCAGACGAATGGATGGACGATTACAATCGCTTTCATCCGCATCAATCGCTTGCTGGGTTGGCACCAGCGACATTTGCCAAGAAATTAAAAATGGATAAAGTCTAA
- a CDS encoding 3'-5' exonuclease, whose protein sequence is MYAIVDIETTGGGGAARITEIAVFRHDGTKIVDFFHSLINPETYIPPFITRLTGIDNEMVKDAPTFYEVQDAVRAMTRDAWFVAHNARFDYGFIKREFGALDEFFQRDLLCTVQLSRKIFPGLKSYSLGNLCQSLEILIENRHRAHGDAEATVRLFEKLLLHDRHNLIPIDLYQ, encoded by the coding sequence ATGTATGCGATAGTTGATATTGAGACCACGGGCGGGGGCGGGGCTGCGCGCATTACGGAAATTGCTGTTTTCAGGCACGATGGTACTAAAATAGTCGATTTCTTTCACTCGCTGATTAATCCGGAAACGTATATCCCACCTTTCATTACCCGTCTCACAGGTATCGATAATGAGATGGTGAAAGATGCCCCTACTTTTTACGAAGTACAAGATGCGGTACGCGCTATGACACGCGACGCCTGGTTTGTCGCGCACAATGCGAGGTTTGATTATGGATTTATCAAGAGAGAGTTCGGGGCGCTCGACGAATTTTTCCAGCGGGACCTGCTTTGCACCGTTCAACTCAGCAGAAAGATTTTCCCCGGCCTGAAGTCGTATAGTCTCGGAAATCTTTGTCAAAGTCTGGAAATCCTGATCGAGAACCGGCACCGGGCCCACGGGGATGCCGAAGCTACCGTGCGTCTTTTCGAAAAGCTGCTCCTGCACGACCGTCACAACCTGATACCGATCGATCTGTACCAATAA
- a CDS encoding TonB family protein has translation MKRLQENRIDQISKYLQASKLDPELFPEILDHLACEAEESLWDGKPFEQIYQEMVKTADMQTLLNLSVDHQNLLAMEKSLNDIVFENRNKSYGAYDLRKGYGQTIQRSVVMGVAFFLLLVMFPKLYAKLTPDPKPDDIAYIVEVKPVDIKMEEPPAPPAKKEVVPAPKAVKSVTPEVLPDNKVEIEELPPVVEDLQNAQPSTETVDGLENIETIAPPVANTPAAKAETVGAEARKEETFIFVEQAPQYAGGNEAMAAFLRKNLKYPSQASRAGIQGKVFVQFTVGSDGKIENATAVKGIGFGCDEEAVRVVKMMKDWMPGKQAGVPVRVRFTLPIAFQLD, from the coding sequence ATGAAACGCCTTCAGGAAAATCGCATTGACCAAATAAGCAAATATTTGCAGGCAAGCAAGCTGGATCCGGAGTTGTTTCCGGAGATCCTCGATCACCTGGCTTGCGAAGCGGAGGAAAGTCTTTGGGATGGCAAGCCATTCGAGCAGATTTATCAGGAAATGGTAAAGACGGCCGATATGCAAACTCTCCTGAATCTGAGTGTTGATCATCAAAATCTATTAGCCATGGAAAAATCTTTGAATGACATCGTCTTCGAGAACCGTAACAAGTCTTACGGCGCGTACGATCTGAGAAAAGGTTATGGACAGACCATTCAGCGGTCGGTGGTAATGGGCGTAGCGTTCTTTTTGTTGCTGGTGATGTTTCCGAAACTTTACGCGAAGCTCACGCCCGATCCCAAGCCTGACGACATTGCGTATATCGTTGAAGTGAAGCCGGTGGATATCAAGATGGAGGAGCCGCCCGCTCCACCTGCGAAAAAAGAGGTTGTACCGGCCCCGAAAGCTGTAAAATCCGTGACGCCGGAAGTGCTTCCGGATAATAAGGTAGAAATCGAAGAGTTGCCTCCCGTGGTCGAAGACCTGCAAAATGCACAGCCGTCGACAGAAACCGTAGATGGTTTAGAAAACATTGAGACGATAGCTCCGCCGGTTGCCAATACGCCTGCTGCGAAAGCAGAAACCGTGGGTGCTGAAGCAAGAAAAGAGGAGACTTTCATATTTGTAGAACAGGCGCCACAATACGCCGGTGGTAACGAAGCGATGGCTGCATTTCTGCGGAAGAACCTTAAATATCCTTCTCAAGCCTCGCGTGCGGGTATTCAAGGGAAAGTCTTTGTACAATTTACCGTAGGTTCTGATGGAAAAATAGAGAATGCGACCGCAGTTAAGGGAATCGGGTTTGGTTGCGACGAAGAAGCGGTACGGGTTGTGAAAATGATGAAGGATTGGATGCCGGGCAAACAGGCCGGTGTTCCTGTCCGGGTCAGATTTACCTTGCCGATCGCATTTCAACTGGACTGA
- a CDS encoding PadR family transcriptional regulator has translation MENNTTSNEYVRGTLKTIVLNLLAERDRMYGYEITQEVKDRTGGAIALTFGALYPVLHKLEQEGLLITESVEVDGRLRKYYSLTHRGNETARTKTSDLERFIEAVRLLLAPKNLATE, from the coding sequence ATGGAGAATAACACAACGAGTAACGAGTATGTAAGGGGTACCTTAAAAACCATCGTATTGAATTTGCTGGCTGAGCGCGACCGGATGTATGGTTATGAGATTACCCAGGAAGTAAAAGACAGGACCGGCGGAGCCATCGCCCTTACGTTCGGTGCGCTCTATCCCGTGCTCCACAAACTGGAACAGGAAGGGCTGCTGATCACCGAGTCGGTGGAGGTAGACGGGCGCCTCAGAAAATATTACTCCCTAACACACCGCGGAAATGAAACCGCCCGTACTAAAACTAGTGACTTAGAGCGTTTTATAGAGGCAGTGAGACTGCTGCTTGCCCCTAAAAACCTGGCAACCGAATAA
- a CDS encoding Lrp/AsnC ligand binding domain-containing protein, protein MHKYSDIDNTDLRILSLLIENAALPYTEIGKRVFVSGGTVHVRMKKLEQMGIVKGSQLVIDPTKLGWDISAFLGIYLDKSSLYEQVATELEGIPEVVNIHYTTGIYSIFLKIVCRDTGHLREILHDKIQKVNGIQRTETFISLEERINRSIPLTES, encoded by the coding sequence ATGCATAAATATTCAGATATTGATAATACCGACTTGCGCATCCTTTCACTGTTGATCGAGAATGCTGCGTTACCGTACACGGAAATTGGTAAGCGGGTATTTGTATCCGGTGGCACCGTACATGTGCGCATGAAAAAGTTAGAGCAAATGGGCATCGTAAAAGGGTCCCAACTGGTGATCGACCCGACGAAACTCGGGTGGGACATCAGCGCTTTCCTGGGAATCTACCTCGATAAAAGTTCGTTGTACGAGCAGGTTGCCACGGAACTGGAAGGTATTCCGGAAGTTGTGAATATTCATTATACTACCGGAATTTACAGCATCTTCCTTAAAATCGTTTGTCGCGACACCGGCCACCTGCGCGAAATTCTTCATGATAAAATTCAGAAAGTGAATGGCATTCAGCGTACAGAAACCTTTATTTCGCTTGAAGAACGCATTAATCGCTCTATTCCATTGACTGAGAGTTAG
- the radC gene encoding DNA repair protein RadC, translating into MSKKKSDNPKVIINWHDDDKPREKFKNKGRAACSDSELMAILIRSGTTEMTAVDLAKALMAAVGNNINELAKLNVKDLTKIKGMGEAKALTILAALELGRRRSDIIPDKKRKINGSKLVYEAMRPYLMDKTHEEFWILLLNRGNYVMRAIQVSVGGISGTAADIKMIFKIALDHMASSLILVHNHPSGQLIPSLADKVLTSQIKEAGRLLDLPVLDHMIFTDDGYYSFLDSGEM; encoded by the coding sequence ATGTCTAAAAAGAAAAGCGACAATCCGAAAGTGATCATCAACTGGCACGATGACGACAAACCCCGCGAAAAATTCAAGAACAAGGGCCGTGCCGCCTGCTCCGATTCCGAGTTAATGGCCATCCTCATCCGCTCGGGCACGACCGAAATGACCGCCGTGGATCTTGCAAAAGCCCTGATGGCCGCTGTCGGCAACAATATCAACGAACTCGCGAAGCTGAACGTCAAGGATTTGACAAAAATTAAAGGAATGGGCGAAGCAAAGGCGCTTACTATCCTGGCCGCATTGGAACTGGGACGGCGGCGCAGCGATATTATTCCCGACAAAAAGCGGAAAATAAATGGATCAAAGCTCGTGTACGAGGCCATGAGGCCGTATCTGATGGACAAAACGCATGAAGAATTCTGGATTTTGCTCCTTAACCGCGGAAATTACGTTATGCGGGCTATACAGGTAAGCGTGGGTGGTATTTCCGGAACCGCCGCCGATATCAAAATGATATTCAAGATCGCACTGGACCATATGGCGAGCTCTCTCATCCTTGTCCATAACCATCCGTCGGGACAGCTGATCCCCAGCCTGGCCGACAAGGTGTTGACCTCGCAAATTAAAGAGGCAGGCCGATTGCTCGACCTGCCCGTTCTGGATCATATGATCTTTACCGATGACGGCTATTACAGTTTCCTGGATTCCGGTGAAATGTGA
- a CDS encoding DUF3298 domain-containing protein — translation MLVSLWTPTDSGSVAANIRKILNEKTIKRLNSYGDPASVAERLEANKSPRAAFEVFEKNYNDFKKQFPDAPGCWEVELHGDTVMTTPKMLFYQFDHYAFTGGAHPNSFTSYHAFDAKTGEEVEMKRFVADSVALLHLVETKFRELEKLTPEVDLEDAGYFLANHKFFIPANYVFTPEGVLFFYNPYEIAAYARGPIEFTIPYQELKGIIREDAVF, via the coding sequence GTGCTCGTCAGCCTGTGGACACCAACGGATTCGGGTTCGGTCGCGGCGAACATCCGCAAAATTCTCAATGAAAAGACGATTAAACGGTTAAATTCCTACGGAGATCCGGCTAGTGTTGCGGAGCGCCTGGAAGCGAATAAAAGTCCGAGGGCCGCCTTCGAAGTTTTTGAAAAGAATTACAACGATTTCAAAAAGCAGTTTCCCGACGCGCCGGGATGCTGGGAGGTGGAGTTGCATGGCGACACGGTTATGACGACGCCCAAAATGCTTTTCTATCAGTTTGACCACTATGCGTTTACAGGCGGGGCGCACCCGAACAGCTTCACTTCGTACCATGCATTCGATGCGAAAACCGGCGAAGAAGTTGAAATGAAACGCTTCGTGGCCGACTCGGTTGCATTGTTGCACCTGGTCGAGACGAAATTCCGTGAACTGGAAAAACTGACTCCGGAAGTTGACCTGGAAGATGCGGGCTATTTCCTGGCGAACCACAAATTTTTCATTCCGGCCAATTATGTTTTTACACCGGAAGGCGTGTTGTTCTTTTATAATCCTTATGAAATTGCGGCCTATGCCCGGGGGCCGATCGAGTTTACGATCCCCTACCAGGAGCTGAAAGGCATTATCCGGGAAGACGCGGTGTTCTGA
- a CDS encoding response regulator: MRTLIVDDERLARNELKRLLEPYTKIEIVGEAANAEEALKLIEEQQPELLFLDIQMPGKNGFELLSSIEGKSPEVIFTTAFDEYAIKAFEFNALDYLLKPIDTERLKETIHRIEENQAQPEAPAHTNERAEKVLGENDQVFVKDGEKCWFVKLGKIRLFESMGNYVRLHFDDQKPLVLKSLNNLEERLDPNTYFRANRKHIINLHWIEKIEPWFSGGLLVTLQGGDKIEISRRQAIRFKELMSL; the protein is encoded by the coding sequence ATGAGGACTTTAATTGTAGATGACGAGCGGCTCGCACGCAACGAATTGAAAAGATTACTTGAACCATACACTAAAATTGAAATAGTAGGGGAAGCGGCCAATGCCGAAGAAGCGCTCAAACTCATTGAAGAACAGCAGCCCGAGTTGCTTTTCCTGGACATCCAGATGCCCGGTAAAAACGGTTTCGAACTGCTTTCATCCATCGAAGGCAAAAGCCCCGAAGTGATTTTTACGACCGCATTCGACGAATACGCGATCAAGGCATTCGAGTTCAACGCGTTGGACTACCTGCTGAAACCGATCGATACGGAACGCCTCAAAGAAACCATTCATCGCATCGAGGAAAACCAGGCGCAGCCGGAAGCCCCCGCGCACACGAATGAGCGCGCGGAGAAAGTGTTGGGCGAAAACGACCAGGTTTTTGTAAAAGACGGGGAGAAATGCTGGTTTGTCAAACTCGGCAAGATCCGTTTGTTCGAATCGATGGGTAATTACGTCCGCCTGCATTTCGACGACCAGAAGCCTTTGGTATTGAAATCGCTCAATAACCTGGAAGAACGACTGGACCCCAACACCTACTTTCGTGCAAACCGCAAGCACATTATCAATCTGCATTGGATCGAAAAGATCGAGCCGTGGTTCAGTGGCGGTTTGCTGGTAACGTTGCAGGGCGGGGATAAAATCGAGATTTCACGCCGCCAGGCGATCCGTTTCAAAGAACTGATGAGCCTTTAA
- a CDS encoding histidine kinase produces the protein MSKKRIYWTLQILGWTLLIMFEYIPYALEYGFKLGEFYSALANILLGICLTHVYRLVIRRWNWSSLPLPRLALRVIGSVLWLGLIMTMINLPMDREILESNIFDQPLVFWSYYANWCKNLLAWILSYTVYHYVEQTRLASYEKIMLKMSMREAEAKVLRSQLNPHFTFNALNSIRALVYEDPKRAQLSITQLSNILRNSLLADRRKTVDLQEELRTVEDYLELEKVRYEDRLCYSITTNPQAIYWQVPPMMLQTLVENGIKHGVAKQMGGGFIGVKSEIVNELLVITIHNSGNLGSTEVNAGNLGNTESGGVGLKNTAERLSILYGKAATFRIFQENENVVCSEIKIPMLSEGVMMVGEGSEKEN, from the coding sequence ATGTCCAAAAAACGTATTTATTGGACTCTGCAAATTTTGGGCTGGACATTGTTAATCATGTTCGAATATATTCCGTATGCACTCGAATACGGTTTCAAACTGGGCGAATTCTACTCCGCCCTCGCGAACATTCTGCTGGGTATCTGTCTCACCCATGTTTACCGGCTGGTAATCAGGCGCTGGAACTGGTCGTCGCTGCCGTTGCCCAGGCTCGCATTGCGTGTGATCGGGTCGGTGCTGTGGCTAGGGTTGATCATGACGATGATCAACCTGCCGATGGACAGGGAAATTCTTGAAAGTAATATTTTCGACCAGCCGCTGGTTTTCTGGAGTTATTATGCCAACTGGTGCAAAAACCTGCTGGCGTGGATTTTGTCCTACACGGTTTATCATTATGTGGAGCAGACGCGGCTGGCCAGTTACGAGAAGATCATGCTGAAAATGTCCATGCGAGAGGCGGAGGCGAAAGTGCTTCGTTCGCAGCTGAACCCGCATTTTACGTTCAACGCGTTAAATAGCATCCGTGCGCTGGTGTATGAGGATCCCAAGCGTGCGCAGTTGAGCATCACCCAGCTCTCGAACATATTAAGGAACTCGCTCCTGGCCGACCGGCGCAAGACCGTCGATTTGCAGGAAGAGCTGCGCACGGTGGAAGATTATCTCGAACTCGAGAAAGTGCGTTACGAAGACCGTCTCTGTTACAGTATCACTACCAATCCGCAGGCCATTTACTGGCAGGTGCCGCCGATGATGTTGCAGACTTTGGTCGAAAACGGTATCAAGCATGGCGTGGCCAAGCAAATGGGAGGTGGATTTATCGGGGTAAAATCGGAAATTGTGAATGAATTGCTCGTAATCACGATCCATAACTCGGGCAACCTGGGTAGTACGGAGGTCAATGCGGGTAATCTGGGCAATACCGAATCCGGTGGGGTAGGTTTGAAGAATACCGCCGAGCGGCTATCTATATTGTATGGGAAGGCCGCGACATTCCGGATTTTTCAGGAAAATGAGAATGTGGTTTGCTCGGAAATTAAAATCCCTATGCTGTCGGAGGGAGTGATGATGGTGGGAGAGGGATCCGAAAAAGAGAACTAA
- a CDS encoding histidine phosphatase family protein: MKRKSIYLIRHGETDFNRRGVVQGSGVDSLLNEWGEAQAAAFFSAYQHVPFDKIYTSDLKRTHQTVAGFIRLGIPHESYSGLNEISWGDREGREPNTGDNNYYRELVNAWKTGQVDLAAEGGESPVQVRERQIPVIETILSRPHERNILIAMHGRAMRVLLTTLFNQPLVRMDDYEHSNLCLYKINYSYDTGRFELEVSNDITHLLSIEIPQTI, from the coding sequence TTGAAAAGAAAATCGATTTACCTCATTCGCCACGGTGAAACTGATTTTAATCGCAGGGGAGTTGTTCAGGGAAGTGGTGTTGATTCCTTGCTGAATGAATGGGGAGAAGCTCAGGCCGCAGCTTTTTTTAGTGCTTATCAACATGTTCCGTTTGACAAAATTTATACCTCCGATTTAAAACGAACACATCAGACGGTCGCCGGGTTCATCAGGCTCGGTATACCGCATGAAAGCTACTCGGGGCTCAATGAAATATCCTGGGGCGATCGCGAGGGGCGGGAACCCAACACGGGCGATAACAACTACTATCGCGAGCTGGTAAATGCTTGGAAAACAGGCCAGGTGGACCTTGCCGCGGAAGGCGGCGAAAGTCCGGTGCAAGTCCGGGAACGTCAGATTCCCGTGATCGAAACGATCCTCTCGCGCCCGCATGAGAGAAATATTCTGATCGCCATGCACGGCCGTGCGATGCGCGTCTTGCTGACGACGCTTTTCAATCAGCCGCTGGTCCGGATGGACGACTACGAGCACAGCAATCTTTGCCTTTACAAAATCAATTATTCCTACGATACCGGGCGGTTCGAGCTCGAAGTCTCCAACGACATCACACACCTTCTTTCCATCGAAATCCCGCAAACGATATAG
- a CDS encoding hotdog fold thioesterase: MFAKSVTVDSLQSFGNKSIAHHIGIEFTEIGKDYVSARMPVDHRTHQPFGILHGGASVVLAETLGSIASFLCIPEGENKHAVGLEINANHLRPVKEGWVYGTVRPIHIGRTTHIWDIRITNEENKLVCISRLTVAIVNADR; the protein is encoded by the coding sequence ATGTTTGCTAAAAGCGTCACCGTCGATTCACTACAATCTTTTGGGAACAAAAGCATTGCCCACCACATTGGCATAGAGTTTACGGAAATCGGAAAAGATTATGTGTCGGCCCGTATGCCGGTGGACCACCGCACGCATCAGCCATTCGGTATTTTGCATGGAGGGGCATCGGTAGTGCTGGCGGAAACGCTGGGAAGTATCGCTTCGTTTTTGTGTATTCCCGAAGGCGAAAACAAACACGCGGTGGGGCTGGAAATCAATGCCAACCACCTGCGGCCCGTGAAAGAAGGATGGGTTTACGGCACCGTGCGCCCGATCCATATCGGCCGGACCACACACATTTGGGACATTCGGATTACCAATGAAGAAAACAAACTCGTTTGCATCAGCAGACTGACGGTCGCTATTGTGAATGCAGACCGCTGA
- a CDS encoding chorismate-binding protein — MLSVQTDTGISIFEGLQIDELWRASRMMGFPSALWRLPHTNEIKLLISIRDGIRKCLPELEKMSPGFVMSTFYWESDQEVLFLEGDIILTFSDDNRITHIDNKLGEEHTEVKKLVQLAGEASREEIQNGSPAGQLLPSGGHLDAKSRFERTVELAVAAIRQNQFKKVVLSRTKDFQYTDAFQPAQAFQKLVKTYPHAFVSLVNLADENEMWLGASPELLVEQISDGTFKTMSLAGTQGARDASGALIPRYDIRWREKEIEEQALVSRYIIECFKKIRLREYLETGPKTVLAGNLYHLRTVFEVDTVALNFPELASVMLKLLHPTSAICGVPKAPSLQFINDVEGYNRSFYSGFLGPAQVSGDTNLFVNLRTVRFRDGIATFFAGAGITEDSVPELEWFETELKCDTLLKVIGSSL; from the coding sequence ATGCTATCAGTACAGACCGACACGGGGATTTCGATATTTGAAGGATTACAGATCGACGAACTTTGGCGCGCATCCAGAATGATGGGTTTCCCCTCGGCATTATGGCGCCTGCCGCATACCAACGAAATCAAACTGCTCATTTCCATACGGGACGGCATTCGTAAATGCCTCCCGGAGCTCGAAAAAATGAGCCCCGGCTTCGTAATGAGCACATTTTACTGGGAAAGCGACCAGGAAGTACTGTTCCTGGAAGGCGACATTATCCTTACATTTTCGGACGACAACCGGATCACCCATATCGACAACAAGCTCGGGGAAGAGCATACCGAAGTAAAGAAGCTGGTACAGCTCGCCGGGGAGGCTTCCCGCGAAGAAATACAAAACGGGTCGCCGGCGGGCCAGCTACTTCCGTCAGGCGGCCACCTCGACGCCAAATCCCGTTTCGAACGGACGGTGGAACTTGCCGTAGCGGCCATCCGCCAGAACCAGTTTAAAAAAGTGGTTCTTTCCCGCACCAAAGACTTTCAATACACGGATGCATTCCAGCCGGCACAGGCATTTCAAAAACTGGTAAAAACTTATCCTCATGCATTTGTTTCGCTGGTCAACCTGGCGGACGAAAACGAAATGTGGCTAGGTGCAAGTCCCGAACTGCTGGTGGAACAAATATCGGACGGCACTTTTAAAACCATGTCCCTCGCAGGCACGCAGGGCGCACGCGACGCATCGGGCGCGCTCATACCCAGGTACGACATCCGCTGGCGCGAAAAAGAGATCGAGGAGCAAGCGCTTGTAAGTCGCTACATCATTGAATGCTTCAAAAAGATACGCTTGCGGGAATACCTGGAAACAGGCCCGAAGACCGTGCTGGCGGGCAATCTGTATCACCTTCGAACCGTTTTCGAAGTCGATACCGTGGCGCTGAACTTCCCCGAACTGGCCTCGGTAATGTTGAAACTGCTTCACCCGACATCCGCCATTTGCGGCGTTCCCAAGGCCCCCAGCCTTCAATTTATCAATGATGTGGAAGGTTACAACCGCTCCTTTTACAGCGGTTTTCTCGGCCCTGCGCAAGTAAGCGGCGACACCAACCTGTTTGTGAACCTGCGCACCGTGCGTTTCCGCGACGGCATTGCCACATTCTTCGCCGGAGCGGGCATTACGGAGGACTCCGTACCGGAGCTGGAATGGTTTGAAACCGAGCTGAAATGCGACACGCTGCTCAAAGTAATCGGAAGCTCCTTATAA
- a CDS encoding efflux RND transporter periplasmic adaptor subunit, whose translation MNVIARSARAEGLPNLIKPLSSLFIAGSLFITFSCGEKKILFNKKGGGGPTIVDVIIAKSEKVSDKVEVNGTVVANEFAELRPEVSGLLTFLDVPEGRTVQKGTVIARINNADLVAQLNRSKTQLELAETTEKRLKQLIAVNGINQADYDLAVNNVNTLKADMAYTQALIDKTIIKAPFTGVVGLRKVSAGAYVTPQTVIASMQQLSNLRIDFTVPETYQQYVAKGGTVEVMLDQASGKYETARILAIEPQVNQTTRNLTVRAVLNSGTTSPGSFAKVYLTASNNKNSIMIPSNSIIPEARSKKSRDRKGRQSCFCPGRDRRPERRCGRGYQRPERRRYGGCFGRTFCPARCSCESEKCTKPECRK comes from the coding sequence ATGAATGTTATCGCCAGATCTGCCCGTGCAGAAGGATTACCAAATTTAATCAAACCTCTGTCTTCACTTTTCATTGCCGGTTCGCTCTTCATTACGTTTTCGTGCGGAGAAAAAAAGATACTTTTCAACAAAAAAGGAGGCGGAGGCCCTACTATCGTTGATGTAATTATCGCGAAATCCGAAAAGGTCAGTGACAAAGTCGAAGTGAACGGCACCGTTGTGGCCAACGAATTCGCCGAATTGCGGCCCGAAGTAAGCGGGTTACTTACCTTCCTCGATGTTCCCGAAGGCAGAACAGTACAGAAAGGAACGGTCATCGCCCGCATCAACAACGCCGACCTCGTTGCCCAGCTCAACAGATCGAAAACACAGCTCGAACTCGCCGAAACCACCGAAAAAAGACTGAAACAACTTATCGCGGTGAACGGCATCAACCAGGCCGACTACGATTTGGCAGTGAATAATGTCAACACGCTGAAAGCGGATATGGCCTATACGCAGGCGCTGATCGATAAAACGATTATCAAAGCCCCGTTTACGGGTGTTGTAGGCTTGCGCAAAGTGAGCGCGGGCGCATATGTAACCCCTCAAACAGTGATCGCGTCGATGCAGCAACTCTCCAATCTCAGGATCGATTTTACAGTTCCCGAAACCTATCAGCAATATGTGGCCAAAGGCGGTACTGTCGAAGTAATGCTCGACCAGGCGTCGGGCAAATACGAAACCGCCCGCATCCTGGCGATAGAACCGCAGGTGAACCAGACCACGCGTAACCTGACCGTCCGGGCCGTATTGAACTCCGGCACAACAAGCCCCGGGTCCTTTGCGAAGGTTTATCTTACGGCCAGCAATAACAAAAACAGCATCATGATTCCCTCCAACAGCATTATACCCGAAGCACGCAGCAAAAAAAGTCGTGACCGTAAAGGGCGGCAAAGCTGTTTTTGCCCAGGTAGAGACCGGCGACCGGAGAGAAGATGTGGTAGAGGTTACCAAAGGCCTGAACGAAGGCGATACGGTGGTTGTTTCGGGCGTACTTTTTGCCCGGCCCGATGCTCCTGTGAAAGTGAGAAGTGTACGAAACCTGAATGTCGCAAGTAA
- a CDS encoding TolC family protein: MGSLTFFKKYKNTFFLFLLCSGPALAGQPADTLALTLDQAIATALKNSYDIEIAKNNVEANTILNNYGVAGGLPTVAVNATNTEQITQVNQKLNDGTQISRNAAAGNNTQANLSAGMLLYNGKRVVATKKRLAELQFQSSEVLNSQIQNTIALVMTSYYDVVRQLSYLNTIRTSILASEKRLEILRVRKEAGMANNADIFQAEIDLNTLNQTLLNQQMVAQVAKTELLRTLTLDPTSAVTVKDTITVDNNLQLAAVLDRLTANADIKAADHQIRINELIVKETAALRYPTVRFNAAYNYSRNQTAAGFTLLNRVVGPQAGLSLAIPIYNGSAFKRQKQAAEIDAETAQLQKNALLRDYSANAVKMYQTYQSSIEQLEKQKKNYALSKQLLDLTLQRFELIQATIIDVREAQRSFEEAGYRLINLTFAAKSAEIELKRLSNTLQ, from the coding sequence ATGGGCTCGCTCACCTTTTTTAAGAAATACAAAAACACATTCTTCCTCTTTTTGCTCTGCTCCGGCCCTGCATTGGCCGGCCAGCCCGCCGATACGCTGGCGCTCACGCTCGATCAGGCGATTGCGACGGCCTTAAAGAACAGTTATGATATCGAAATAGCGAAAAACAACGTCGAAGCCAATACCATCCTGAATAACTATGGCGTGGCAGGCGGTTTGCCGACCGTCGCCGTTAACGCTACCAATACCGAGCAGATCACCCAGGTGAACCAGAAGCTGAACGACGGTACGCAGATCAGCCGGAATGCGGCGGCGGGTAATAACACCCAGGCCAACCTCTCGGCGGGAATGTTGCTGTATAACGGCAAACGCGTGGTGGCTACCAAAAAACGCCTGGCCGAGCTGCAATTCCAGAGCTCTGAAGTGCTCAATTCGCAAATCCAGAACACCATTGCGCTGGTTATGACGAGCTATTACGATGTGGTTCGTCAACTAAGCTACCTTAACACGATCCGCACTTCTATTCTCGCTTCGGAAAAGCGTCTCGAAATCCTGCGGGTGCGCAAAGAGGCCGGCATGGCCAACAACGCCGACATTTTCCAGGCGGAGATTGACCTGAACACCCTGAACCAGACCTTGCTGAACCAGCAAATGGTGGCACAGGTTGCCAAAACGGAACTCCTCCGCACGCTTACGCTCGACCCGACATCGGCGGTGACAGTCAAGGATACCATTACCGTTGACAATAACCTGCAACTGGCGGCCGTTCTGGACCGTCTGACGGCCAATGCCGACATCAAGGCAGCTGACCACCAGATCCGCATCAATGAACTGATCGTCAAAGAAACGGCTGCGCTGCGTTATCCTACGGTGCGTTTCAATGCGGCTTATAACTACTCTCGCAACCAGACTGCCGCCGGTTTCACCTTGCTCAACCGCGTGGTAGGTCCGCAGGCCGGCCTCTCGCTGGCCATTCCGATTTATAACGGATCGGCGTTCAAACGGCAAAAACAGGCGGCGGAAATCGATGCGGAGACGGCGCAACTACAAAAGAATGCGCTGCTGCGCGATTACAGCGCAAACGCCGTCAAAATGTACCAAACCTATCAAAGCTCGATCGAACAACTCGAAAAGCAAAAAAAGAACTACGCACTGAGCAAGCAACTGTTGGATCTGACGCTACAACGTTTCGAACTTATCCAGGCAACGATTATCGACGTCCGCGAGGCGCAGCGCAGTTTCGAAGAGGCGGGTTACCGTCTGATTAATCTTACTTTTGCCGCAAAATCGGCTGAAATTGAGCTGAAAAGGCTCAGCAATACACTTCAATAA